A region of Bacillus cabrialesii DNA encodes the following proteins:
- the khtT gene encoding K(+)/H(+) antiporter subunit KhtT, with protein sequence MNIKENDLPGIGKKFEIETRSHEKMTIIIHDDGRREIYRFNDRDPDELLSNISLDDSEARQIAAILGGMVYKPQTLESIEMAFSDLIIEWFKVEKGAKSIGSTLGELDVRQNYDVTVIAIIKHSQEKLLNPGADSVIEENDTLVLSGERKHLKKLIHDFLSGEGV encoded by the coding sequence TTGAATATTAAAGAAAACGATCTGCCGGGCATCGGCAAAAAATTTGAAATTGAAACGAGAAGCCATGAAAAAATGACGATTATCATTCATGATGACGGAAGAAGAGAAATTTACCGGTTTAATGACCGGGACCCGGATGAGCTGCTTTCCAATATCTCATTGGATGATTCTGAAGCAAGGCAAATTGCCGCTATTCTAGGCGGCATGGTTTATAAACCGCAAACGCTGGAGTCCATCGAAATGGCCTTCAGTGATCTCATTATTGAATGGTTTAAGGTTGAAAAAGGCGCCAAATCGATCGGGAGCACGCTCGGGGAGCTTGATGTCCGCCAGAACTACGATGTCACTGTGATCGCCATCATCAAACACAGCCAGGAAAAGCTTCTAAATCCCGGGGCTGATTCGGTTATTGAAGAAAATGACACACTTGTCCTCTCAGGTGAGAGAAAGCATCTGAAGAAACTGATTCACGATTTCCTTTCTGGAGAGGGCGTGTGA
- a CDS encoding enoyl-CoA hydratase produces MEFIQYECNGTVAEIILNRPDAHHALNEQMLSELKEAVEKAAASEALIVLLRGTGKGFSAGGDIRMMTSEHDPDQFKQLMDTIEAVTLALYQMKKVIIAAIHGAAAGLGLSLALCADIVLAEKNAVLAMNFIGIGLVPDGGGHYLLKKRIGEAKAKKLIWSGKKLSAEEAADMGLLDGTFAGDPAEGARPFIETLLASPLLAMIETKAIFQSLQLEEMKKVLSLERSAQEKMRKTKDHQEGIRAFLEKREPKFQA; encoded by the coding sequence ATGGAGTTTATTCAATATGAATGTAATGGAACTGTTGCTGAGATTATCTTAAATCGTCCCGATGCCCATCACGCCCTGAATGAACAGATGCTGTCTGAACTGAAGGAGGCGGTTGAAAAGGCGGCTGCAAGCGAGGCGCTCATCGTTCTCCTGAGAGGAACCGGGAAAGGCTTTTCGGCCGGCGGAGATATCCGGATGATGACGTCAGAGCATGATCCTGATCAATTTAAGCAGCTGATGGATACGATTGAGGCTGTTACTCTGGCGTTATATCAGATGAAGAAAGTGATAATTGCTGCTATTCACGGCGCCGCCGCCGGGCTGGGCCTGAGTTTGGCGCTTTGCGCTGACATTGTGCTCGCGGAAAAAAACGCCGTTCTCGCGATGAATTTTATCGGCATTGGGCTCGTTCCGGACGGCGGAGGGCACTATTTGCTGAAGAAAAGAATAGGGGAAGCGAAAGCGAAAAAACTGATTTGGAGCGGGAAAAAACTATCCGCCGAAGAAGCCGCCGATATGGGGCTCCTGGATGGGACATTTGCCGGAGATCCTGCCGAAGGCGCGAGACCCTTTATCGAAACCCTTTTGGCCTCACCTCTTTTGGCGATGATCGAAACGAAAGCCATCTTTCAAAGCCTCCAGCTTGAAGAGATGAAAAAGGTTCTTTCTCTTGAGCGCAGCGCCCAGGAGAAAATGAGAAAGACGAAGGATCACCAAGAAGGAATCCGTGCCTTTTTAGAAAAACGAGAGCCAAAGTTTCAAGCGTAA
- a CDS encoding YhzD family protein — translation MADYFLTAFDPSGKTLINERFEAEHEEAAKTHGEALLKEKELHSHTHRLVNAAGKLILFHR, via the coding sequence ATGGCTGATTATTTCCTTACAGCTTTTGATCCTTCGGGGAAAACACTAATAAACGAGCGATTTGAGGCGGAACATGAAGAAGCGGCAAAAACGCATGGTGAAGCTCTGTTAAAAGAAAAAGAGCTCCACAGTCATACCCATCGTTTAGTCAATGCAGCCGGAAAGCTGATTTTGTTTCACAGATGA
- a CDS encoding ABC transporter ATP-binding protein — MLKIDHVTKTFGDYKAVDGLDLDIPEQQMFGLLGANGAGKTTTFRMILGLLSITEGSISWKGRPVNYSISSKIGYLPEERGLYPKMKVKDQLVYLARLKGMEKREAQKELGTWLERFNITDYENKKVEELSKGNQQKIQFISAVLHKPELLILDEPFSGLDPVNVELLKEAVISLKNSGVSILFSSHRMEHVEELCEHLCILQKGKPVVQGRLKEIKRSFGKKNVTIHSDDDLRFLQSHEGILQWKETAGGVKLQIANEDISQEIFAMLHGKGFIRKFELEEPSLHDIFIEKVGAVYE, encoded by the coding sequence GTGCTTAAGATTGATCACGTAACAAAGACATTTGGAGATTATAAAGCCGTTGATGGATTAGACTTAGACATTCCGGAGCAGCAAATGTTCGGTCTTTTAGGCGCAAACGGAGCGGGAAAAACGACGACGTTTCGCATGATCCTAGGCTTATTAAGCATTACGGAGGGCTCAATTAGCTGGAAGGGCCGTCCTGTGAATTACAGTATCAGCAGCAAAATCGGTTATTTGCCGGAAGAGCGGGGCCTTTATCCGAAAATGAAGGTAAAGGATCAGCTTGTCTATCTTGCCAGATTAAAAGGGATGGAGAAGCGGGAGGCTCAAAAAGAGCTCGGTACATGGCTTGAACGCTTCAACATCACAGATTACGAGAATAAGAAGGTGGAAGAGCTTTCGAAGGGAAACCAGCAGAAAATCCAATTCATTTCGGCTGTTTTGCATAAGCCGGAGCTGCTGATTCTTGATGAACCATTCAGCGGCCTGGACCCTGTCAATGTTGAGCTGTTAAAAGAGGCTGTGATTTCTCTGAAAAACAGCGGCGTTTCTATTTTATTTTCAAGCCACCGGATGGAGCATGTGGAGGAGCTTTGTGAGCACCTTTGCATATTGCAGAAAGGAAAGCCGGTAGTGCAAGGCAGGCTGAAGGAGATAAAGCGTTCCTTCGGCAAAAAGAATGTCACCATTCATTCCGATGACGATCTGCGGTTTTTGCAGTCTCATGAAGGCATTCTCCAATGGAAGGAAACGGCTGGCGGCGTCAAACTGCAGATCGCTAATGAAGACATTTCTCAAGAGATCTTTGCCATGCTCCATGGAAAAGGGTTTATCAGAAAATTTGAGCTTGAAGAGCCGTCACTGCATGATATTTTTATAGAAAAGGTGGGGGCCGTCTATGAATAG
- a CDS encoding ABC transporter permease, translated as MNRFWIMLSHTYKNKIMAKSFMISTVITVLLVLVVTNLESIISLFQGDDAKEKIAVVDETNDLYPIFSKQLKAVDTDGDLDVKQSKQTEAEVTKQVKDETLDGMLIIKRDEKGAISGTYKALTISDESTYQTLQQALTQTKTAVGTAELGVSQEEISSLYAPVTVGQEALKEGAKSEEELGQTVGLVYIMLFVIYFSVIMYASMIAMEVATEKSSRVMEILISSMPPIQQMFAKLVGIGLVGITQLAVIITAGALSLKLNKTSETASSVGGFLNLTDVSATTVIYAVIFFLLGYFLYATLAAFLGSVVSRIEDVQQTITPMTLLVVAGFMIAMFGLNAPDAGFITVTSFIPFFTPMIMFLRVGMLDIPFWQAAAGIGITLLTIVILAVIGARIYKGGVLIYGNSSAFKAIKQALRLAKN; from the coding sequence ATGAATAGATTTTGGATCATGCTTTCTCATACATACAAAAATAAGATTATGGCAAAATCCTTTATGATCTCGACAGTCATCACGGTACTGCTTGTATTAGTTGTAACGAATCTGGAGTCGATCATATCTTTGTTTCAAGGTGATGATGCGAAAGAAAAAATCGCCGTTGTTGATGAAACAAACGATTTATACCCGATTTTCTCGAAACAGCTGAAAGCAGTGGATACAGACGGAGATCTTGATGTAAAGCAGTCGAAGCAAACGGAGGCTGAGGTCACAAAGCAAGTCAAAGATGAAACGCTTGATGGCATGCTCATCATCAAACGAGATGAAAAAGGGGCCATTTCAGGAACTTATAAAGCGTTAACGATTTCTGATGAAAGCACGTACCAAACGCTGCAGCAGGCGCTGACGCAAACCAAAACGGCTGTCGGAACGGCGGAGCTCGGCGTTTCGCAGGAAGAGATCAGCAGCCTTTATGCGCCCGTTACTGTCGGGCAGGAGGCGCTGAAAGAGGGCGCGAAGTCTGAGGAAGAGCTTGGCCAGACGGTAGGTCTTGTTTACATTATGCTGTTTGTCATTTATTTCTCAGTCATTATGTATGCCAGCATGATTGCGATGGAGGTGGCAACCGAAAAATCTTCGCGCGTCATGGAAATTCTGATCTCAAGCATGCCGCCGATCCAGCAGATGTTTGCAAAGCTGGTTGGCATCGGGCTAGTCGGGATCACGCAGCTTGCTGTCATCATAACAGCCGGCGCTCTGTCGCTTAAGCTGAACAAAACGAGCGAAACAGCTTCATCTGTCGGCGGATTCCTCAATTTGACCGATGTCTCAGCAACAACTGTCATTTATGCTGTTATTTTCTTTTTGCTCGGTTACTTTTTATACGCGACACTCGCCGCGTTTCTCGGCAGTGTCGTCTCAAGAATCGAGGACGTGCAGCAAACGATCACACCGATGACACTTTTGGTTGTCGCTGGTTTTATGATTGCGATGTTCGGTCTGAATGCACCTGACGCAGGGTTTATTACAGTAACCTCGTTTATTCCGTTTTTTACACCAATGATTATGTTCTTGCGCGTTGGCATGCTTGATATTCCGTTCTGGCAGGCAGCTGCTGGAATCGGAATCACACTGCTTACCATCGTCATTCTGGCCGTCATCGGCGCCAGAATTTACAAAGGCGGTGTGTTAATTTACGGCAATTCAAGCGCGTTCAAAGCAATTAAACAAGCGCTTCGTTTAGCGAAAAACTGA